The segment CTGGAGGAAGCCCTGGGGTTACCCGTGGCCGGCACCGTGGCCAGCCGGGGCCAGGTGGCGGACGTCTTGGCCAAAGCGAAGGTGGCCCGCATTCCCAGCCCCAAGGTGCGCTATCCCGAACCCCTGGAGAAGGCCATAAGCCACCTGGGTCCTTGGATACCCAACCGGGCCCTGGCCCTTTTGGCCCTCATGGGGGAGGAGAACCTTCCCCTGTCCCAAGGGGCGCTGGGGGCCCTCCGGAGGGAGCGGGAAAATTTGGAACGCATGGGCCACGACCCCTACCTCCTGGCCCTCGAGGCCCGGTACGCCACGGCGCAGGAGGTCTACCAACGGGCGGCCCGCCGGACGGGAAACGGGGCCCCCCTTACCGAGAAGCTGGACCGCCTGGTCCTCCACCCCCTCCTGGGGTTCCCCTTTTTTCTCCTGGCCCTGTTCCTTACCTTCCGCTTCACCTTTAACCTTTCCACCCCCTGGGTGGACCTGATCGGCAGGGTCCAGGAGGTCCTCGCGGGATGGGCCCTGGCCCTCCCCATCCCTTCCCTGGCCCGATCCTTTCTGGCGGAAGGGCTGGTGGCCGGGGTGGGCACGGTCTTGGCCTTCACGCCCCTCCTCTTCCTGCTCTATCTGGCCCTGGCCTTCTTGGAGCTATCCGGTTTCCTGGCCCGCATGGCCTTCGTGGCCGACCGGGCCATGCAGTGGGCGGGACTGCCCGGCAAGGCCTTCATCCCCCTGGTGCTGGGCTTCGGCTGCAACGTGCCGGCCGTCTACGCCACCCGCACCCTCTCCCACCCCTTAGACCGCCTCAGGACCGCCCTGGCCATCCCCTTCATGGCCTGCGGGGCCAGGCTTCCCGTCTTTACCCTTTTCGCCTTCGTCTTCTTCCCCAGGCAAGCCCCCCTTGTGGTCTTGGGGCTCTACCTCCTGGGGTTGGTCACGGGGCTAGCCACCGCCCTTCTTTTGGGCAAGGTGCTACGGGCCGAAAGAGGGGAGGGGGCCATGGAGCTTCCCCCCTACCGCTTCCCCCCTTGGCGGCTCCTCTTCCGCTTGGCCTGGGCCCGGACCCAGAGCTTCGTGCAAGGGGCGGGGGGACCCATCCTGATAGCGGTCCTAACCGTCTGGGCGCTTCTCCACCTCCCCTTCCCAGGAGGAAGCCCCTATGCCTTCTTGGCCCAGGCCCTCACCCCCTTCTTCCGCCCCTTGGGCCTCGAGGACTGGCGGTTGGTGGGGGCCCTGATCCCGGGGTTCATCGCCAAGGAGGTGGTGGTGGGCACCCTGGGGGTCAGCTTCCTTGGGGCAGAAGGCCTTAGCCCCTTGGGCTTTGCGGCGGGGGTAAAAGAGCTTCTTGCTGGCCTCCTTTCCGCCTTAGCCGGTACCCTTCAGGGCCTCGGGTCCCTCTTCCTTCCCTTCCACCTGAACCTCGTCCCCGAGCCTACCCCCCTCCAAATGGCCCTCAAGGGAGCGGTCTCCCCCTCGGGGGCCTTGGCCTACCTGGTCTTCGTCCTCCTTTACACCCCTTGCGTGGCCACCTTGGCCGCACTCCGCCAGGTGGCGGGCGGGAAGGCGGCCCTGGCCGCCGTGGTCTACCAGCTTTCGGTGGCCTATGGGTTGGCCTTTTTGGCCAGCCGGGTACTCCCATGATGGCCAAGGCCCTGGACCTCCTCGCTTCCCCCAGGACCCCCCGGGAGCTGGCGGGGGCGCTGGGGCTAAGCCTCGAGGCCACCCTCCTCCTCCTGCAACAGCTGGAGCGAAAGGGCTATGTGCAACCCCTCCCCTGCGCCACACGCTGCGGGGCCTGCGCCTTCCGCAACCTCTGCCCCGGGCCCAGCGAAACCCCCTGGGTACGGGTCTCGGTCAAACAGCCCGCTCCACGCTTTAGCCCTTAACCCACTAGAACGCGTTAATGCCTTTGCCCACCAAGGCCACAAAGCTCTTCAGGAGCAGTCGGATCCTTTCTCCGGAGCTCCCATGACCTGGGTCATGGTCAGGACACCCATATCGGCCTTACCATCAAATCATGGCGATGGGCAGGCATTTCTTTCAGGCTCAATACGGGAAACTTGTACATTATGACAAAGAACGCTTTAACCCCATCTTCCTGGGAGAAGGGGCTCATCTTAGAGTGCTGCTCACCGCCTTGCTCCCGGGTCAGTTCATCCCTTTGCACACGCCTGGGGTGGACCTGGCACTTTTGGTCCTCCGGGGAAAGGGATGGCTGGTAGTTGGGGAAAGCGAAATAGAACTCGGCCCTGGCAGTGTGGCTCTGGTACCCCAAGGAATCCGGTGGAGCATCCATGCCACCACCAGATTGGTACTTTTCCAAGTAGTGTCTCCGCCACCCACGGAAACTGATCACAGCGAGGTGCAAGACCAGTTAATGAGGGGGGTGCTCTGAAAGAATGCCTAGGGCTACCTTCTTTCAAGGTAAGCTGCTGATGCGCCCCGGGGGGAAAGTTCAGATCCTGGACCTGCAACCCGGAGAAGAGGTTTCCCTAGAAGTCTGGAAAGGTGAAGATGTCCTGGTCGCTCCCCTTCGGGGGAGGTTGCAGCTTCTGTTTTGGCGGAAGGCAGTGGAGGTGGAGGTCGGAGAGGTAGCGCGCCTGCACCGCGGAAGGCTTGCCCTAAAGGCCCTTGAGAGGACAAGGGCCCTCTTGGTGACCCTGGGAGTTTCTCCCGACATCCTGGCCCAAGATCACGAGCGCCTTCTGGCCCTCCTCGAGGCCCTTCCCACGCGGGAAGCGACAGAGACCCTAGCCCGGAAGCTGGAGGAGCACATCGCCAAAGAGGAGGCCCTCTATTACCCCACCCTTTCCCCGGGCAAGCTAAAGGAGCGACTTCTAGAGCACCGGCTCTTAAGGGAGCTACTGGCAGAGCTTCTCACTGCCCTAAAGGAAAACCGGCCCACAGAAGGCATCGTCCAGAGGTTCAAGGCCGCTCTTCTGGCCCACTCCGAGGCGGAGCTGGAAGAATAAGGGGTCCTTCGCGAAGGGACGTGCCGGGTACCAGTTCCCGTAGGAGAATCCGTACTCCTGGCTCCCGAAAGAAATAGGTGTAGGCCCAATCCAAAAGGACCAAGAGGCGGTTGCGGAACCCGACGAGTTCGGCAAGGTGCACTAAGGCCCAAAGGAGCCATGCGGGAAGGCCATAGAACCCCAAGGTGCCTATCTGGGCCACGGCCCGGTTACGCCCGATCACCGCCAGCTGACCATGGTCCCGGTAATGAAAGGGCAGGGGCTCCTTCCCCCGCATGGTCCGCACCAGGTTGAAGGCCGCATGCCGGCCCTGCTGCAGGGCCACAGGGGCTAGCTGCGGCCAAGGTAGGCCATTGAGATCCCCCACCACATACACCTCGGGGTGTTGGGAAAGCCGCAGGAAAGAATCCGTAGGCACCCGCCCCCTGGAGTCCACGGGGAGGCCCACAAGGGCATTCCCCTTAACCCCCACCGCCCACAGGATCAGATCCCCCCCCCAAACGGGCCCCACCCTGCAAATGGACCCCTCTTGGAAATACCTCCGCTACCTTCGCCTCAAGCCGTACCTCCACCCCTAAGCGTTCCAGGGTCCTCAGTGCATAGCAGGAAAGGGCCGGGTTAAAGGAAGAGAGGAGCTGCTCTCCAGCCTCCAAAAGGACCACCTGGGCTTTGGGCACCTCCGGGTAGTCCCGGGGAAGTACATGGCAGAAAAATTCCGCCATGGCCCCGGCAAGCTCCACCCCTGTAGGCCCACCCCCAACCACCAAGACCTGGAAGGGTACCCTCCTACTGGCGGCCTCTTCCAAGCGGTAAAGTAGGGTATACCGGATCCTAAGGGCATCCTCGAGGGTCTTCAAAGGGTAGGTATAGGCTGTGACCCCGGGTATCCCCAGGGAGTGAGGTCTACTCCCCGTGGCCACGATGAGGTAGCGGTAGGGAAGCCTTTCCCCACCGGCCAGCAGCAAATAACGGCCCCTTAAGTCCACTGCCTCGACCTGGGCTAGGAGGAAGCGGCCTGCCTTCACCAGGGACCGCAGGGGGTGGGCCACGGCGGGAGCCTCCAAAAAACCGGTGGCCACCTGGTAGAGGAGAGGCTGAAACAGGTGGTGGTTTCTGGCGTCCACGAGGAGGTAGGGAATTCCGAAGCGGGCCAAAACCCTACTTGCGGCCAGCCCCGCAAACCCACCCCCAACAACCACCACTTCGGGTTCCATCAGACAGCCTCCTCTAGAATCCGGCGCTTCACCTCCGTAATCAGCTGGTTTACGTCAATCCCCCTGGGGCAAGCCTCGGTGCAGTTATGGGCGTTCCGGCAACGCCATACCCCATTCCTCCCCCCCAGCCAGCCCTTAACCCGATCGGCCAAACCCCGGTCCCGGGAGTCGAAGAGGAAACGATGGGCCTGGACGATAGCAGCAGGGCCAATGTACTGGCCGTTAACCCAGTATACGGGGCAGCTGGAGGTGCAAGCAGCGCAGAGAATGCAACGGGTGCCCTCCTCATACCGGGCCAGCTCCTCCGGAGCCTGGAGCCTTTCCGTAGCCGGCGGTAGCTCATCATTGATAAGGTAAGGCTTCACCGCCCTGTAGCTAGCAAAGAAGGGCTCCATATCCACCACCAAGTCCTTCAGAGGGGGTAAGGCCCTCAGGGGTTCCACGCTTATCCTGGGGCCCAAGTCCCTCACCAAGGTCTTGCAGGCTAGGCGGTTTCGCCCATTGATGGTCATGGCATCAGAGCCACAGACCCCCTGGCCGCAGGAGTAACGGAAGCTCAGGGTGCCATCCACCTCACCCTTAATCCTTAGCTCAAAACTTGCACCTCCCGAATACCCTGCATGAACACCCCCTTCCCCCCGCAGGCGGGGGCCAAAGACCCAAAGCTCCCAGCTCGGCCATGAGGACCCGCAAGACCACCTCCGGCAGCAGCAGGCGCGCCGCTGCCCACCCAGCCTCCCGCCAAGAAAGACCTCTCCCGTCTGGAGCTAGCCTCACCCAGTGGGCCAGCAGGTAAGCCAGGAAGGACAGCACCAGAAACCGATGCACCCCCAAGGCCGTCCGCTGCCCAAAACGCCCCAGGGAAAACTCGCTCTTTACCGTGCGGAAGAAGTGCTCAATGGTAAACCGCCGCCGCCCCCACACCAGCACAGTCCGTGGCCCCGCAGGAAAGGTGGCCACCACGTACCGCCACTCCCACCCTCCCCCGGGTAAGGGATAGCGGTACCAGCTCACCCACACGGGAAAGGGAAGTCCCCGCAGATGCACCCGACTCCCCTGCCGTCTGAGCC is part of the Thermus caldilimi genome and harbors:
- the feoB gene encoding ferrous iron transport protein B — protein: MNCPRCNPDSATLEAPSARTQRWALVGGPNTGKSSLINALAGSQLSVGNWPGTTLERLSAHLDLGGTQVELVDLPGTYSLLATSPEEALVVRELLQHPPDLVLNVLDAGNLERSLVLTLELMELGLPMVLVVNLLDEAEAKGLKIDLEALEEALGLPVAGTVASRGQVADVLAKAKVARIPSPKVRYPEPLEKAISHLGPWIPNRALALLALMGEENLPLSQGALGALRRERENLERMGHDPYLLALEARYATAQEVYQRAARRTGNGAPLTEKLDRLVLHPLLGFPFFLLALFLTFRFTFNLSTPWVDLIGRVQEVLAGWALALPIPSLARSFLAEGLVAGVGTVLAFTPLLFLLYLALAFLELSGFLARMAFVADRAMQWAGLPGKAFIPLVLGFGCNVPAVYATRTLSHPLDRLRTALAIPFMACGARLPVFTLFAFVFFPRQAPLVVLGLYLLGLVTGLATALLLGKVLRAERGEGAMELPPYRFPPWRLLFRLAWARTQSFVQGAGGPILIAVLTVWALLHLPFPGGSPYAFLAQALTPFFRPLGLEDWRLVGALIPGFIAKEVVVGTLGVSFLGAEGLSPLGFAAGVKELLAGLLSALAGTLQGLGSLFLPFHLNLVPEPTPLQMALKGAVSPSGALAYLVFVLLYTPCVATLAALRQVAGGKAALAAVVYQLSVAYGLAFLASRVLP
- a CDS encoding hemerythrin domain-containing protein yields the protein MRPGGKVQILDLQPGEEVSLEVWKGEDVLVAPLRGRLQLLFWRKAVEVEVGEVARLHRGRLALKALERTRALLVTLGVSPDILAQDHERLLALLEALPTREATETLARKLEEHIAKEEALYYPTLSPGKLKERLLEHRLLRELLAELLTALKENRPTEGIVQRFKAALLAHSEAELEE
- a CDS encoding NAD(P)/FAD-dependent oxidoreductase, yielding MGPVWGGDLILWAVGVKGNALVGLPVDSRGRVPTDSFLRLSQHPEVYVVGDLNGLPWPQLAPVALQQGRHAAFNLVRTMRGKEPLPFHYRDHGQLAVIGRNRAVAQIGTLGFYGLPAWLLWALVHLAELVGFRNRLLVLLDWAYTYFFREPGVRILLRELVPGTSLREGPLILPAPPRSGPEERP
- a CDS encoding NAD(P)/FAD-dependent oxidoreductase — its product is MEPEVVVVGGGFAGLAASRVLARFGIPYLLVDARNHHLFQPLLYQVATGFLEAPAVAHPLRSLVKAGRFLLAQVEAVDLRGRYLLLAGGERLPYRYLIVATGSRPHSLGIPGVTAYTYPLKTLEDALRIRYTLLYRLEEAASRRVPFQVLVVGGGPTGVELAGAMAEFFCHVLPRDYPEVPKAQVVLLEAGEQLLSSFNPALSCYALRTLERLGVEVRLEAKVAEVFPRGVHLQGGARLGGGSDPVGGGG